The following proteins are co-located in the Piscirickettsia litoralis genome:
- a CDS encoding YcgN family cysteine cluster protein encodes MKSNFWQEKTLAQLTDREWEALCDRCGRCCLNKLEDVDDGRFYYTDVACVLLDKKTRACKDYQNRQAKVSGCVKLSRDNISKIKWLPTTCAYRLRLEGKNLPDWHPLVSGVDVSVEQAGIAVDDQVYCESEVLEDELEEHVIHWVRT; translated from the coding sequence GTGAAGAGTAATTTTTGGCAAGAAAAAACACTCGCACAACTGACGGATCGTGAGTGGGAAGCGTTGTGTGATCGTTGTGGTCGCTGTTGCTTAAATAAGCTTGAAGATGTCGATGATGGGCGGTTTTACTATACGGATGTCGCTTGTGTTTTGTTAGATAAAAAAACGCGCGCTTGTAAAGATTATCAGAACAGACAAGCTAAAGTTTCAGGTTGTGTTAAGTTAAGTCGGGATAATATTAGTAAAATCAAATGGCTGCCGACAACGTGCGCTTATCGTTTGCGTTTAGAAGGAAAAAATTTACCTGACTGGCATCCTTTGGTGTCCGGCGTGGATGTGAGTGTTGAACAGGCAGGCATCGCTGTCGACGATCAAGTATACTGTGAAAGTGAAGTCTTAGAAGACGAGTTAGAAGAGCATGTGATTCATTGGGTGAGAACATAA
- the rsmH gene encoding 16S rRNA (cytosine(1402)-N(4))-methyltransferase RsmH: MLMAHQSVLLQESIEALAIQDNEVYIDGTFGRGGHTFEILHSLAEGGQVLAFDKDPEAIAVAANRFGEDSRFHIAHRSFAQMFDEVQARGWQGKVAGILLDLGVSSPQLDNDERGFSFMREGPLDMRMNPAEGLSASEWLCSVEESELVQVLFDYGEERYARRIAKAICEACLRGPIKTTKALAEIVSKAHPRWEKNKHPATRTFQAIRIKINNELGDLHTVLKDSLAILKPGGRLVVISFHSLEDRIVKKFMRKEARGDEFPAGLPVTADMLNPQLKIVTKAIKPSKLEIEENVRARSAVLRVGERLG, encoded by the coding sequence ATATTAATGGCGCACCAATCTGTTCTATTACAAGAGTCTATTGAAGCACTCGCAATACAGGATAATGAAGTTTATATTGATGGCACATTCGGTCGTGGTGGTCATACATTCGAGATTTTGCACAGTTTAGCTGAAGGTGGTCAGGTTTTAGCTTTTGACAAAGACCCTGAGGCAATTGCTGTCGCAGCGAATCGTTTTGGTGAAGATTCGCGCTTTCATATTGCGCACCGTTCTTTTGCCCAGATGTTCGATGAGGTGCAAGCACGTGGTTGGCAGGGGAAGGTTGCTGGAATTTTATTGGATTTAGGGGTGTCTTCTCCACAGCTTGATAATGATGAGCGTGGCTTTAGTTTTATGCGTGAAGGACCTTTAGATATGCGTATGAACCCTGCTGAGGGTTTATCTGCAAGTGAGTGGTTATGCTCGGTCGAAGAAAGTGAGTTGGTTCAAGTATTATTTGATTATGGTGAGGAGCGTTATGCCAGAAGAATTGCTAAGGCAATTTGTGAGGCTTGTCTGCGTGGACCAATAAAAACAACAAAAGCGTTAGCAGAAATTGTATCTAAAGCACACCCACGCTGGGAGAAAAATAAGCATCCGGCAACGCGTACTTTTCAGGCGATTCGCATTAAAATTAATAATGAGTTAGGTGATTTACATACGGTTTTAAAAGATAGCTTGGCGATATTAAAGCCGGGTGGGCGTTTAGTGGTGATCAGTTTTCACTCCCTAGAAGACCGTATTGTGAAAAAATTTATGCGTAAAGAAGCACGCGGAGATGAGTTTCCGGCGGGGTTGCCTGTCACGGCTGATATGCTTAATCCACAGCTTAAAATAGTGACGAAAGCGATTAAGCCGTCTAAGCTAGAAATAGAAGAAAATGTGCGCGCACGTAGCGCCGTGCTAAGGGTTGGTGAGCGTTTGGGGTAG
- the ftsL gene encoding cell division protein FtsL, with translation MGSFIDWSVLGVIRETFCRRAAWIIMLCALLNLFSALAVVYVRDEGRVLFVHLQKLTKEQSALYTEWTQLLLEESTWTSYGRIEAEAKDKLGMIQPDSPQLITLPS, from the coding sequence ATGGGTTCTTTTATCGATTGGAGTGTGCTGGGTGTTATTCGCGAGACATTTTGTCGGCGTGCTGCATGGATTATTATGCTATGCGCACTATTGAACTTGTTTAGTGCGCTGGCTGTTGTTTATGTTCGAGATGAAGGGCGAGTGTTATTTGTCCATTTGCAAAAGTTGACCAAAGAGCAAAGTGCGCTGTATACAGAGTGGACACAGCTTTTATTAGAGGAAAGTACCTGGACATCCTATGGGAGAATAGAAGCTGAAGCAAAGGATAAATTGGGCATGATTCAACCTGATTCGCCTCAGCTAATTACGTTGCCTTCTTAA
- a CDS encoding peptidoglycan D,D-transpeptidase FtsI family protein, producing the protein MYLKRSVLPTIAIQVKSLDLPGVYIGQYYRRFYPDGAMLAPLVGLTNIDEQGQEGVELAYNDWLVGVSQKKNIRHDRRGDIIDVLVQKTGSQYGKGLALSIDRRIQHIAHTALIGAIYNYQARSGSIVVLDAKNSEILAIANHPSFNPNNRSNLAPELIRNRAVTDVFEPGSVMKPFTIAYALSSGKFQKNDTINTAPGWLNIDGRKIHDARNYGELAIADVLKKSSNVGIAKMMMQLPALEFKYFLSRFGFGEVSFSGLPGERSGVISGEGRLTQAKAASLGFGYGLAATTLQLAQAYAVLAAEGVRYPVRIVEGQAQGQRVLDADIAVDVVKMLETVVSPTGTGHRAMIPGFRVAGKTGTVRMVSKKGYDLDRYTALFAGIVPVNQPRLVVVVVIHDPRGDRYYGGEIAAPVFATIAKRSLHVLGVEPDNNNDGYKIREYKKANRSS; encoded by the coding sequence ATGTACTTGAAGCGTTCTGTGTTACCTACTATCGCAATACAAGTGAAGTCTCTCGATTTGCCAGGTGTTTATATTGGGCAGTATTATCGTCGTTTTTATCCTGATGGAGCAATGTTAGCTCCTTTGGTGGGTTTAACTAACATTGATGAGCAAGGCCAAGAAGGTGTGGAGCTAGCCTATAATGATTGGTTGGTTGGGGTGAGTCAAAAGAAAAATATTCGCCATGATCGTCGTGGTGATATTATCGATGTTTTGGTACAAAAAACAGGTAGTCAATATGGCAAAGGTTTAGCCTTGAGTATTGATCGGCGCATTCAGCACATCGCACACACTGCGCTTATTGGAGCTATTTATAATTACCAAGCACGTTCTGGTTCTATTGTTGTGCTTGATGCGAAAAACAGTGAAATACTGGCTATAGCCAACCATCCTTCTTTTAACCCAAATAATCGTAGTAATTTGGCTCCGGAACTGATTCGCAATCGTGCGGTGACTGATGTATTTGAGCCGGGTTCTGTAATGAAACCGTTTACAATTGCCTATGCTTTATCTTCTGGGAAATTTCAAAAGAACGATACGATTAATACCGCTCCAGGTTGGTTAAATATCGATGGTCGTAAAATCCATGATGCAAGAAATTATGGTGAGCTGGCTATAGCAGATGTTTTAAAAAAATCGAGTAATGTCGGCATTGCTAAGATGATGATGCAATTGCCCGCGTTGGAGTTTAAGTATTTTCTTTCCCGCTTTGGTTTTGGCGAGGTGAGTTTTAGTGGTTTGCCGGGTGAGCGCTCGGGCGTCATTAGTGGTGAAGGGCGATTAACCCAAGCGAAAGCGGCTTCCCTTGGTTTTGGCTATGGCTTAGCGGCAACAACATTACAACTGGCTCAGGCCTATGCGGTCTTAGCCGCAGAAGGGGTGCGCTATCCTGTTCGTATTGTGGAGGGGCAGGCACAAGGGCAACGAGTCTTAGATGCTGATATCGCTGTTGATGTAGTCAAAATGCTAGAAACGGTTGTGAGTCCAACAGGAACGGGGCATCGCGCTATGATACCGGGATTTCGCGTGGCCGGTAAAACGGGGACGGTGCGTATGGTTAGTAAAAAAGGCTATGACTTGGATCGTTATACCGCGCTGTTTGCCGGCATCGTGCCGGTGAATCAACCAAGATTGGTCGTGGTTGTTGTGATTCATGACCCACGCGGTGATCGGTATTATGGTGGGGAAATTGCTGCGCCTGTGTTTGCAACGATTGCAAAGCGGTCGCTACATGTTTTGGGTGTGGAGCCGGATAATAATAATGATGGATACAAAATTAGAGAATATAAAAAAGCTAATCGATCATCTTAA
- a CDS encoding Mur ligase family protein: protein MMDTKLENIKKLIDHLKIDAEHIDYKSITVMTDDSRDVSVGAIFCAYPGESTDGRRYIRQACERGASIILYEAKCAEDFSVVSESFTVTAVAIDNLREQVSELAGLFYGCPANQLEMLGVTGTNGKTSVSYLYAQLLTQLGKLTALIGTNGAGEYGDLQKNQNTTPGPIELQRLLHQFSSQQITDVAMEVSSHSLVQDRLSAVKIDTAVYTNLTQDHLDYHRTMENYAAAKAKLINQPGLKNLIINNDDSFCSSLKKTSG from the coding sequence ATGATGGATACAAAATTAGAGAATATAAAAAAGCTAATCGATCATCTTAAGATTGATGCGGAACATATTGACTATAAATCAATTACAGTAATGACCGATGACAGTCGTGATGTCAGTGTTGGGGCTATTTTTTGTGCTTATCCTGGTGAGAGTACCGATGGTCGTCGTTATATAAGGCAGGCTTGCGAGCGTGGTGCGTCTATTATTCTTTATGAGGCAAAATGTGCTGAGGATTTCAGCGTTGTTTCAGAAAGTTTCACGGTAACAGCCGTTGCGATTGATAACCTGCGTGAGCAGGTTAGTGAATTGGCCGGATTGTTTTATGGCTGTCCGGCAAATCAGTTGGAGATGCTGGGAGTGACGGGGACTAATGGTAAAACGTCGGTCTCGTATTTATATGCACAGCTATTAACTCAATTGGGAAAGCTGACCGCATTGATTGGAACTAACGGAGCTGGAGAGTATGGTGATTTGCAGAAAAACCAGAACACGACGCCCGGCCCTATTGAGTTACAGCGTTTATTGCACCAATTTAGCAGCCAACAAATAACGGATGTGGCAATGGAGGTGTCTTCGCACAGTTTAGTGCAAGATCGGCTGAGTGCTGTGAAAATTGATACTGCGGTGTATACCAATTTAACCCAAGATCACCTTGATTATCATAGAACCATGGAAAATTATGCGGCGGCAAAAGCAAAGTTGATCAATCAGCCGGGCTTGAAAAATTTAATTATTAATAATGATGATAGTTTTTGTTCTAGTCTGAAAAAAACAAGCGGCTAA
- a CDS encoding Mur ligase family protein, which produces MSSNADVQLINPVFSMTGMRGKLVTPWGEGTLEAPLLGEFNALNLLAVISALGVRGVSLGEILPLLKQITPPVGRLQTFYYQASLVVVDYAHTPDALKQVLLTLKKITTDRLICVFGCGGNRDQQKRTIMGNIASKIADKVILTSDNPRDEDPVAIISDINAGVEFGADIEIIVQRDQAINQAFSVLKRGDILLIAGKGHEDYQEIRGQRYYFSDIDKIKNIMEKNNENLTTVSLCD; this is translated from the coding sequence TTGAGTTCGAATGCCGATGTACAGCTAATTAACCCTGTATTTAGCATGACTGGCATGCGCGGAAAATTAGTAACTCCTTGGGGTGAGGGGACATTAGAAGCGCCATTGTTGGGCGAGTTTAATGCGCTGAACCTGCTTGCGGTAATTTCTGCCTTGGGTGTTAGAGGGGTAAGTTTAGGTGAAATATTGCCTTTATTAAAGCAAATTACTCCACCAGTCGGGCGCTTGCAGACATTTTATTATCAAGCATCATTGGTGGTTGTTGATTATGCGCATACGCCGGATGCATTAAAGCAAGTGCTATTAACGCTAAAGAAAATTACTACTGATCGGTTAATTTGTGTGTTTGGTTGCGGGGGCAATCGAGATCAACAAAAAAGAACTATCATGGGAAATATTGCATCGAAAATTGCAGACAAAGTAATTTTAACCAGTGATAATCCGCGAGATGAAGATCCTGTGGCGATTATTAGTGATATTAATGCAGGGGTCGAGTTTGGTGCTGATATTGAGATTATTGTTCAGCGTGATCAGGCCATTAATCAGGCTTTTTCCGTGTTAAAGCGAGGAGATATATTACTGATTGCAGGTAAAGGTCATGAAGATTACCAAGAAATCCGCGGTCAGCGTTATTATTTTTCAGATATTGATAAAATTAAAAATATAATGGAGAAAAACAATGAAAACCTTACAACAGTTAGCCTATGCGATTGA
- a CDS encoding UDP-N-acetylmuramoyl-tripeptide--D-alanyl-D-alanine ligase yields the protein MKTLQQLAYAIDAEYIGPDVAVQTISHDTRTLMKGDTYIALKGERLDGHDFIDEAVAQGAAAVIVSEKTVNINIPHMKVKDTTIALGQMAKVWREQFDLKIAAITGSAGKTTTRNILHAILQGAAQTLLPTKNYNNHWGVPLTLMRLRSDDDYAVLELGANHAGEIAYTVGLTQPDVAVLTNAGASHLEGFGSIDGVARAKAEIFQGLKAKKGTAVLNKDDKFYAFWQQQLESECVNYLSFGLDESADIYATDIQMTGEGSSFTLHIFSECFAVILPLLGVHNVKNALAAVTAAVALKINYKHIINGLAQVKPEPGRLSLMPTVAGVRLIDDTYNASVNAVLSALEVLAAFSGQRIAVLGDMGELGADEISYHRQVGQAARELGIEQLYTVGEKMHYAAQAFGVNSRHFANKNDLVDVLKESVGESPVTMLVKGARAMQMESIVKALQQHNEDVLC from the coding sequence ATGAAAACCTTACAACAGTTAGCCTATGCGATTGATGCCGAATATATTGGGCCTGATGTAGCTGTTCAGACAATATCTCATGATACGCGCACTTTAATGAAGGGTGATACCTATATCGCCTTAAAAGGAGAGCGCTTAGATGGTCATGATTTTATTGATGAAGCTGTTGCACAGGGTGCAGCGGCAGTGATTGTCAGCGAAAAAACAGTCAATATCAACATTCCCCATATGAAAGTGAAAGATACAACAATAGCCTTGGGGCAAATGGCGAAAGTTTGGCGGGAGCAGTTTGATTTAAAGATTGCTGCAATTACTGGTAGTGCTGGAAAAACGACAACACGTAATATTTTACATGCTATTTTGCAAGGCGCAGCTCAAACATTATTGCCGACAAAAAATTATAATAATCACTGGGGGGTGCCGTTAACCTTAATGCGCTTGCGATCAGATGATGATTATGCAGTGTTAGAATTAGGTGCGAATCATGCCGGTGAAATTGCCTATACCGTAGGTTTAACTCAGCCTGATGTTGCGGTATTGACTAATGCCGGTGCGAGTCATTTAGAAGGTTTTGGTTCAATTGACGGCGTCGCTCGAGCAAAAGCAGAAATTTTCCAAGGTCTAAAAGCTAAAAAAGGCACAGCGGTTTTAAATAAAGACGATAAATTTTATGCATTTTGGCAACAGCAATTAGAGTCAGAATGTGTGAATTATTTAAGTTTTGGCCTTGATGAAAGTGCTGATATTTATGCAACTGATATCCAAATGACAGGCGAGGGGAGTTCATTTACATTACACATTTTCTCTGAGTGTTTTGCTGTGATATTGCCTTTATTAGGTGTGCATAATGTTAAAAATGCTTTGGCAGCGGTCACCGCGGCGGTTGCGTTAAAAATAAATTATAAACATATAATCAATGGTCTAGCCCAGGTGAAGCCTGAGCCGGGGCGACTATCGCTGATGCCTACAGTTGCAGGAGTTCGATTGATTGATGATACTTATAATGCAAGCGTAAATGCCGTGTTAAGTGCGTTGGAAGTTTTAGCAGCATTTTCGGGTCAGCGTATTGCTGTGCTTGGAGATATGGGTGAGTTGGGAGCGGATGAAATTAGTTATCATCGTCAAGTGGGTCAAGCTGCACGTGAGCTAGGGATTGAGCAGCTGTATACTGTTGGTGAAAAAATGCATTATGCGGCGCAAGCGTTTGGTGTAAATTCACGGCACTTTGCCAATAAAAACGACTTAGTTGACGTATTAAAAGAGAGTGTTGGTGAGTCGCCGGTCACTATGCTTGTAAAAGGGGCGCGTGCTATGCAAATGGAAAGCATTGTCAAGGCGTTACAACAACATAATGAGGATGTTTTATGTTAG
- the mraY gene encoding phospho-N-acetylmuramoyl-pentapeptide-transferase, which translates to MLAFLAMDLMWRSFFALITPLIIILLTAPWCIRRLQRYKLGQVVRDDGPESHLSKTGTPTMGGVLILLGVLISCLLWGDWQSQYLWVALVVMLGFGCIGLVDDARKLIFKNPKGLAARWKYFWQSVIGLVAALFAVLMLHEQVLWLPFLKGVGINLGLGAILLAYFAIVGSSNAVNLTDGLDGLATFCVILVAAAFAAIAVVSQNSMWALQFGIPYVQGGSEVVIFCLAIVGAGLGFLWFNIYPARVFMGDVGSLALGAALGVVAVLLQQELLLVIMGGIFVAETVSVILQVGYFKYSGGKRTFFDGTAASPF; encoded by the coding sequence ATGTTAGCTTTTCTTGCTATGGATTTAATGTGGCGCTCTTTTTTTGCGCTTATTACCCCGTTAATCATTATTTTATTGACAGCACCTTGGTGTATTCGCCGTTTGCAACGTTATAAGCTGGGCCAAGTTGTTCGGGATGATGGGCCGGAATCACATTTGAGTAAAACAGGGACGCCAACGATGGGTGGCGTGTTGATTTTATTGGGTGTGTTGATTAGTTGTTTGTTATGGGGTGATTGGCAGAGTCAATACCTTTGGGTTGCATTGGTCGTGATGCTTGGCTTTGGTTGTATAGGTTTGGTCGATGATGCCCGTAAACTTATTTTTAAAAACCCAAAAGGTCTTGCGGCGCGTTGGAAATATTTTTGGCAATCTGTCATTGGCCTAGTTGCCGCACTGTTTGCCGTATTAATGCTACATGAGCAGGTTCTATGGCTGCCTTTTTTAAAAGGAGTGGGGATTAATCTAGGCTTAGGCGCAATTTTGCTCGCTTATTTTGCCATTGTTGGCTCGAGTAATGCGGTCAATTTAACTGATGGCTTGGATGGTTTGGCGACATTTTGTGTGATTCTTGTTGCCGCGGCTTTTGCTGCAATTGCGGTTGTGAGTCAAAATTCGATGTGGGCTTTGCAGTTCGGTATTCCTTATGTGCAAGGAGGCTCTGAAGTTGTTATTTTTTGTTTAGCAATTGTCGGTGCTGGCTTGGGCTTTCTGTGGTTTAATATCTACCCTGCGCGCGTTTTTATGGGAGATGTCGGCTCTCTTGCATTGGGGGCGGCGTTAGGCGTGGTTGCTGTATTGTTACAGCAAGAATTATTGCTGGTGATTATGGGTGGAATTTTTGTGGCTGAAACAGTGTCTGTGATTTTACAGGTGGGGTATTTTAAATATTCCGGCGGCAAGCGCACTTTTTTTGATGGCACCGCTGCATCACCATTTTGA
- the murD gene encoding UDP-N-acetylmuramoyl-L-alanine--D-glutamate ligase, whose translation MRSTLVIGLGKTGWSCVNFLKKQGQTVCVIDTRKNPPYLEKLQECYPDVECYCGDWPDDLLERKFVGMVISPGLAINDPLLQPLLINNEKFIGDIELFARYVKAPVVAITGSNGKSSVTSLLGKVAEQAGVRVAVGGNLGTPILELLNDEVELYILELSSFQLETTSSLKPEVAALLNTSPDHMDRYHDFSSYQQTKARVFLNSKYQLHHINEDWLSFSDTSTLVTFGGLSSGLSLSARKHWGLLQAGLEFWLCNGEERVLATKELTLSGQHHFDNALAVLAMSQLLGFSLSITKKVICEFTGLPHRCELVQEIKHIRWFNDSKATNVGAAAASICSVGQQTKNKVIFLAGGQGKNADFDSLQESVKGFVRTVIVFGEDAERLQLSLSRFAPVIRVESLAAAVSAAAKVAQMKDSVLFAPACASFDMFENFEARGEAFIREVKRQLL comes from the coding sequence ATGCGGTCTACTCTTGTGATCGGTTTGGGTAAAACAGGTTGGTCTTGTGTAAATTTTTTAAAGAAGCAGGGGCAAACGGTATGTGTGATTGATACACGCAAAAACCCGCCTTATTTAGAAAAATTGCAAGAGTGTTATCCAGATGTTGAGTGTTATTGCGGTGATTGGCCTGATGATTTATTAGAGCGAAAGTTTGTTGGTATGGTGATTAGCCCGGGTTTAGCGATAAATGACCCGTTGTTGCAGCCATTGCTAATTAATAATGAGAAATTTATAGGGGATATAGAATTATTTGCTCGTTATGTTAAAGCGCCGGTTGTTGCAATTACGGGCTCAAATGGTAAAAGCAGTGTGACAAGCTTGCTTGGAAAAGTTGCCGAGCAGGCAGGTGTTCGTGTTGCTGTAGGCGGGAATTTGGGGACGCCGATTCTTGAGCTGTTAAATGATGAGGTCGAGCTTTATATTTTAGAATTATCGAGCTTTCAGTTGGAAACAACCTCTAGTTTAAAGCCAGAGGTTGCTGCTTTATTAAATACCTCGCCTGATCATATGGATCGTTATCATGACTTTTCTTCTTATCAGCAAACAAAGGCGCGTGTTTTTTTAAATTCAAAATATCAGCTGCACCATATTAATGAAGACTGGCTGAGTTTTAGCGATACATCTACATTAGTTACTTTTGGTGGACTAAGTTCAGGTTTAAGCTTATCGGCTCGTAAGCATTGGGGGCTTTTGCAAGCAGGTTTAGAGTTTTGGCTGTGTAATGGTGAGGAAAGAGTTTTAGCGACAAAAGAATTGACTTTAAGTGGGCAGCATCATTTTGATAATGCGTTAGCTGTTTTGGCAATGAGCCAGCTATTAGGGTTTTCTTTAAGTATTACTAAAAAGGTGATTTGTGAGTTTACTGGCTTGCCTCATCGTTGTGAGCTTGTTCAGGAGATTAAACACATTCGGTGGTTTAATGATTCTAAGGCAACGAATGTTGGTGCTGCCGCTGCCTCTATTTGCAGTGTCGGTCAGCAAACAAAAAACAAAGTAATCTTTCTTGCGGGTGGGCAAGGAAAAAATGCTGATTTTGATAGTTTACAAGAAAGTGTGAAAGGGTTTGTGAGAACCGTCATTGTGTTTGGCGAGGATGCTGAGCGTTTACAGTTAAGCCTAAGTCGATTTGCGCCAGTTATTCGTGTAGAGAGTTTGGCGGCAGCTGTATCTGCTGCGGCAAAAGTCGCACAAATGAAGGACAGCGTGTTATTTGCTCCGGCTTGTGCAAGCTTTGATATGTTTGAGAATTTTGAAGCGCGTGGTGAGGCATTTATTCGGGAAGTAAAAAGGCAGTTATTATGA